In the Streptobacillus moniliformis DSM 12112 genome, one interval contains:
- a CDS encoding YadA-like family protein, whose product MKKNNLIAFLIVISSLSYSRNNGNNLNSYTIFGSNSITTDTHNVQIGKDSKSEEDKKSIAIGSSSMSRGTNGVAIGNKAHAGAMPNLSNDVENTVAIGTDSKATALDAIAIGNKAHASTKYGIAIGTETKTDGIGAISLGYKSEANSDSIAIGKEAVGYGKGIALGENSHSRRYSVAIGYMADSKGVYSYGNVVIGSESSTDENLNFSTAIGYKAKVEESYSTAIGSSSIAKKRDDRLGYDMFTNKVVKLEDKLEKADKSKYTKLKEEIEKLKAEKGTLDKDAKDIIDKAYNSRTEDEKNKLTELNKKITSKITEINQKYGEYYKIVNVWEATYGEVSIGDAKNGITRQITGLAAGKEDTDAVNVAQLKSLYNKFESENKTYFHVNSGENKDTGDKDTNLGKIGEAAGATGYGAIAVGIKTKASGLNSIAIGKSSNSSGDNSISMGIDSKASGLTSMAIGVDAKASGITSIAIGSNANASGFGAISLGLSSSSSGMHSLAIGQLAKASEEKSVALGSESETTKAVATKDIEINGIKYGEFAGKTPFSVISIGYKDRERQLQYVAAGQISKESTDAINGSQLYWTNNVLGKFIDSTKSILGGTVYVIKSGDDAGKLTMNNIGDTGKDNIHDAIKHLKESITFNVMAGKDGTGTALGTIESIKIKKDEVLTFKAGDNLTITQNGKDFIYALNKDLKGMNSIKFGDDDSVHISKDGLNNGGKKITNVADGKDSTDAVNKGQLDKLENKISETKTEIDNKIKEIDKKLDEKIEKIDKKIGDTKKELTDKIDNVTKTLKTEITANGGETENNTKGSITLTYKKSDAGHNIYDISLSTTQLKLSSGGKVETLNDEDTKKIANAGEVAKAINTLGNNTLSFGGDSGVTEKQSLNKDGGLNFNIKGSENIKTKAKGNEVSIDISEKMKTDISKGVAANSGVANAIAMANLPQVSTIGDKRHNIAGSYGYYNGENAFALGLSGVNETGTLVYRASGALNTKGHVSLGAGLGYQFDNIGKRSKEILKLQRNGNINLLDEKVYELDKEFKALKENNKTLESRIAELEKLMKELRRN is encoded by the coding sequence ATGAAGAAAAATAATTTAATTGCATTTTTAATAGTTATTTCTAGTTTGTCTTATTCTAGAAATAATGGAAATAATTTGAACTCGTATACAATTTTTGGGAGTAATTCCATTACTACTGATACCCATAATGTACAAATAGGTAAGGATTCTAAATCAGAAGAAGATAAAAAGTCAATAGCAATAGGATCTAGTTCTATGTCAAGAGGAACTAATGGAGTGGCTATAGGGAATAAGGCTCATGCTGGAGCTATGCCAAATCTTAGTAATGATGTAGAAAATACAGTAGCTATAGGAACAGATTCTAAGGCAACAGCACTTGATGCAATAGCAATAGGGAATAAAGCACATGCGAGTACAAAATATGGTATAGCTATAGGGACTGAAACTAAAACAGATGGAATAGGAGCAATTTCTTTGGGGTATAAGAGTGAGGCTAATTCAGATTCTATAGCTATAGGAAAAGAAGCAGTAGGATATGGTAAAGGGATAGCACTTGGAGAAAACTCACATTCAAGAAGATACAGTGTTGCAATAGGATATATGGCAGATTCAAAAGGAGTATATTCATATGGTAATGTAGTTATAGGTAGTGAAAGTAGTACTGATGAAAATTTAAATTTTTCAACAGCAATAGGATATAAGGCAAAGGTAGAAGAAAGTTATTCAACAGCCATTGGTTCAAGTTCTATAGCAAAAAAAAGAGATGATAGACTTGGATATGATATGTTTACAAATAAGGTAGTTAAATTAGAAGATAAATTAGAAAAAGCAGATAAATCAAAATACACAAAATTAAAAGAAGAAATAGAAAAATTAAAAGCAGAAAAGGGTACACTTGATAAAGACGCTAAAGATATAATAGACAAGGCTTATAATTCAAGAACAGAAGATGAAAAAAATAAATTAACAGAATTAAATAAAAAAATTACAAGTAAAATTACAGAAATTAATCAAAAATATGGAGAGTATTATAAAATTGTAAATGTATGGGAAGCAACTTATGGAGAAGTTTCAATTGGAGATGCAAAAAATGGGATAACAAGACAAATAACAGGACTTGCAGCAGGTAAAGAAGATACAGATGCAGTAAATGTAGCCCAATTAAAATCACTATATAATAAATTTGAATCAGAAAATAAGACATATTTTCATGTGAATTCAGGAGAAAATAAGGATACTGGAGATAAAGATACTAATTTAGGTAAAATAGGAGAAGCTGCTGGAGCAACAGGATATGGAGCTATAGCAGTAGGAATAAAAACTAAAGCGTCAGGTCTTAATAGTATAGCTATAGGTAAATCATCTAATTCATCAGGAGATAATTCAATATCAATGGGTATAGATTCTAAGGCTTCAGGACTTACATCAATGGCAATAGGAGTAGATGCTAAAGCGTCAGGAATAACTTCAATAGCAATAGGTTCAAATGCAAATGCTTCAGGCTTCGGAGCTATATCATTAGGACTTAGTTCATCTTCTTCTGGAATGCATAGTTTAGCTATAGGACAATTAGCTAAGGCTAGTGAAGAAAAATCAGTAGCATTAGGCTCAGAAAGTGAAACAACAAAAGCAGTTGCAACAAAAGATATTGAGATAAATGGTATAAAATATGGAGAATTTGCAGGAAAAACACCTTTTTCAGTAATATCTATAGGCTATAAAGATAGAGAAAGACAACTTCAATATGTAGCAGCAGGGCAAATAAGTAAAGAATCAACAGATGCAATAAATGGTTCACAACTTTATTGGACTAATAATGTTTTAGGAAAATTTATAGATTCAACTAAAAGTATTTTAGGTGGGACAGTTTATGTAATTAAAAGTGGGGATGATGCTGGAAAACTTACTATGAATAATATTGGAGATACTGGTAAGGATAATATTCATGATGCAATAAAACATTTAAAAGAAAGTATAACATTTAATGTAATGGCAGGGAAAGATGGAACAGGAACTGCTTTGGGAACTATAGAAAGTATAAAAATAAAAAAAGATGAGGTATTAACATTTAAGGCTGGAGATAATTTAACTATTACTCAAAATGGAAAAGATTTTATTTATGCATTAAATAAAGATTTAAAAGGAATGAATAGTATTAAATTTGGTGATGATGATTCAGTACATATAAGTAAAGATGGATTAAATAATGGTGGAAAGAAAATAACTAATGTAGCAGATGGAAAAGATAGTACAGATGCTGTTAATAAGGGTCAATTAGATAAGTTAGAAAATAAAATAAGTGAAACAAAAACAGAAATAGATAATAAAATAAAAGAAATAGACAAAAAGTTAGATGAAAAAATAGAAAAAATTGATAAAAAAATAGGGGATACTAAAAAAGAATTAACAGATAAGATAGATAATGTTACTAAAACATTAAAAACAGAGATAACAGCAAATGGTGGAGAAACAGAAAATAATACTAAAGGGTCAATAACTTTAACATATAAAAAATCAGATGCAGGACATAATATTTACGATATTAGCTTATCTACAACCCAATTAAAATTAAGTTCTGGTGGTAAAGTAGAAACACTTAATGATGAAGATACTAAAAAAATAGCAAATGCAGGAGAAGTAGCAAAAGCAATAAATACTTTAGGAAATAATACATTATCATTTGGAGGAGATAGTGGAGTTACAGAAAAGCAAAGTTTAAATAAAGATGGAGGACTTAATTTTAATATTAAAGGGTCAGAAAATATAAAAACAAAAGCAAAAGGAAATGAAGTAAGTATAGATATAAGTGAAAAAATGAAAACAGATATATCAAAAGGAGTAGCAGCAAATAGTGGAGTAGCAAATGCAATAGCAATGGCAAATTTACCACAAGTAAGTACTATAGGAGATAAAAGACATAACATAGCAGGTTCATATGGTTACTATAACGGAGAGAATGCTTTTGCTTTAGGATTATCAGGAGTAAATGAAACGGGAACTTTAGTATATAGAGCAAGTGGAGCATTAAATACTAAAGGACATGTATCTTTAGGAGCAGGATTAGGGTATCAATTTGATAATATAGGTAAAAGAAGTAAAGAAATTTTAAAATTACAAAGAAATGGAAACATTAATTTACTTGATGAAAAGGTTTATGAATTAGATAAAGAATTTAAGGCTCTTAAGGAAAATAATAAGACATTAGAGTCTAGAATTGCTGAATTAGAAAAATTAATGAAAGAATTGAGAAGAAATTAG
- a CDS encoding YadA-like family protein, with the protein MKKNNLLVGLAFISIISYADTSSSSTNPTLGNGSKANGESSLALGINSNAEGKHDVAIGTNAQTNKGGNKGSNGGAVAIGSNSKADGDNAFAIGNGAIAEKSSSMSFGGKASGTGATNIGYSGESTGDSAVSIGYSAKSKESYATAIGGQSEASKTLSTAIGSASKAKNQSSTAIGASSEASYDNAIAIGASSKTDSKATQESSAKIGDFTYSGFSGEAGTDGHQVSVGAKDSERQIKNVASGKVSKDSTDAVNGSQLFSTSKALENLANSTKKILGGNSKITKTGDNIANIDMTNIGGTGKNNIDDAIKAAITEVKSENNSSIIVKSTTGANGNKVYTLDTKIDNKTILKDGSGNLNVNVGTIIKSENNGKIEYKTDDNEKIAKTGDVVNAVNGLGNNIISFGGDVGSTEKQTLNKTGGMKFNITGSKYITTKASGSEVNVDLSEKVKEDIEKGVSAHSGVASAVAMANLPQVSPLGGHRHNIAGSYGFFNGEHAFALGISGLNEKSNLVYRASGSLNTKGHISLGAGLGYQFDKLEARKKDILTLQRNGNINMLDEKVYEHELKIRSLEASNKELRKELEYLKEIIKNLNKNI; encoded by the coding sequence ATGAAAAAAAATAATTTACTCGTAGGATTAGCATTTATTTCTATCATATCTTATGCAGATACTTCTTCATCAAGTACAAATCCAACTTTAGGAAATGGGTCAAAGGCAAATGGAGAATCTTCTTTAGCATTAGGTATTAATTCAAATGCAGAAGGGAAACATGATGTTGCAATAGGTACTAATGCTCAAACAAACAAAGGGGGAAATAAGGGCAGTAATGGAGGTGCTGTTGCAATAGGATCTAATTCAAAAGCAGATGGAGATAATGCATTTGCTATAGGAAATGGAGCAATAGCTGAAAAAAGTTCTTCTATGTCTTTTGGGGGTAAAGCTAGTGGTACAGGAGCTACTAATATAGGGTATAGTGGAGAAAGTACTGGAGATAGTGCAGTTAGTATAGGATATTCTGCTAAATCAAAAGAAAGTTATGCTACAGCTATAGGTGGTCAGTCAGAAGCGAGTAAAACACTTTCAACAGCAATAGGTTCAGCTTCTAAAGCTAAAAATCAAAGTTCAACAGCAATAGGAGCAAGCTCTGAGGCAAGCTATGATAATGCAATAGCAATAGGAGCAAGTTCTAAAACAGATTCTAAGGCTACACAAGAAAGTTCTGCCAAAATAGGAGATTTTACTTATTCTGGATTTTCAGGTGAAGCGGGAACTGATGGACATCAAGTTTCAGTTGGAGCCAAAGATAGTGAAAGACAGATTAAAAATGTTGCATCAGGTAAAGTTTCTAAAGATTCAACAGATGCAGTAAATGGTTCACAACTTTTTTCAACTAGTAAAGCTTTAGAAAATTTAGCTAATTCAACTAAAAAAATTCTAGGTGGAAACTCTAAAATAACTAAAACTGGAGATAATATTGCTAATATTGATATGACAAATATAGGTGGAACTGGGAAAAATAATATAGATGATGCAATAAAAGCAGCTATAACTGAGGTAAAATCAGAAAATAATTCTTCAATAATAGTAAAATCAACTACTGGAGCAAATGGTAATAAAGTATATACATTAGATACCAAGATAGATAATAAAACAATATTAAAGGATGGTAGTGGCAATTTAAATGTTAATGTAGGTACAATTATAAAATCAGAAAATAATGGGAAGATTGAATATAAAACAGATGATAATGAGAAAATAGCTAAAACAGGAGATGTAGTAAATGCAGTAAATGGTTTAGGAAATAACATTATATCATTTGGAGGAGATGTTGGAAGTACAGAGAAGCAAACATTAAATAAAACAGGTGGAATGAAATTTAATATTACAGGTTCTAAATACATTACAACAAAGGCAAGTGGAAGTGAAGTTAATGTAGATTTATCAGAAAAGGTAAAAGAAGATATAGAAAAAGGAGTATCTGCACATTCAGGAGTAGCGAGTGCAGTAGCTATGGCAAATTTACCCCAAGTAAGTCCATTAGGTGGACATAGACATAATATAGCAGGTTCATATGGATTCTTTAATGGAGAACATGCTTTTGCATTAGGTATTTCAGGATTAAATGAAAAATCTAATTTAGTATATAGAGCAAGTGGATCATTAAATACAAAAGGACATATATCTTTAGGGGCAGGACTTGGATATCAGTTTGATAAATTAGAGGCAAGAAAAAAAGATATATTAACATTACAAAGAAATGGTAATATTAATATGCTTGATGAAAAAGTTTATGAACATGAACTTAAAATAAGAAGTCTTGAGGCTTCAAATAAAGAACTTAGAAAAGAACTAGAATATTTAAAAGAAATAATTAAGAATTTAAATAAAAATATATAA
- a CDS encoding YadA-like family protein, whose protein sequence is MIKNFKIEGELKKRLKRKINISKGLIIAFLITGSFLSNISYSEDYEKDPTENQQGVDGTDGFTRGNSAKIEYDPKGVPKILDNKVPGNTLDTTKKRGTGVALGAFSYAGQGGVALGSHSSSKGAVFGVGIGFQARATKASAIAIGAGSYAEGYYSQAYGRSATALGNESIAQGVTALAKEKGSIAIGTNATSSGENAIAIGSSARERNALYQTDSKKRVDASGKNSVALGHIAQASGENALSFGYKAESTMMGAIALGSESKTTVDKGVMGYVPSADKTLSGNAWQSTHAALAIGNGSTVTRQITGLAAGKEDTDAVNVAQLKALATKLEDDKKTYFHVNTGTHNGGNKSSNLGKIGEAAGAEGKYSITAGMNANAKEEASIAIGYNSKSLKKHTIAVGMHANSEGEASISIGYGAKTSNNYSISLGRYAESKGTDSLSIGSESVAEKNSAIAIGRKAKSKEDNSISIGQSSQSFKSNSITFGTSAMTNGESSIAVGTNSKSEGAHAIAIGKESRSEKLDALSIGHQAVTTAERTIALGSYSKATKDYGIAIGLWSEAAAMNAIAIGGNAMSKASGSIAIGVSSKVEEDAINGIAIGKSSKSSKEHSIAIGTNTEAKDDGAIALGDNAKAVKNAISIGKESKSSDENSIAFGYNSEAKGKHSISIGAYAVSENTNDISLGLYAKAKGGKSIAIGQSSEALKSDSIAIGRHSKVTVDESVAIGSESETKTPVASLNVTIENLKYGNFAAPNVSHVVAIGSKNKERQLQYVGAGQVSKDSTDAINGSQLFATNNILGKFANKTKSIFGGNANLAENGELTFTNIGGTNKDTIHEAIKSLDDKITKSIAEYGFNVMAGKEGTGTSSGENKTKLLKDELLTLKAGDNLSITQAGKDFTYALSKTLKDLTSAEFNGTSGGKVKITGDEISINNGSDKVKITKDGLDNGGKVLKNIGDGKNDTDAVNKKQLDEVEKKIDTSKKELENKIDESKKEIEKNKKEIENKIDETKKELEKKIEDNKKEVDKKIDETKKELEEKITKNDEKIESTKKDLTDKIDKATKTLKTDITANSGEEANKTKGPVTLTSKKSNEGHNIYDISLSTTQLKSSSGGKVEKLSDEDSKKVANAGEVSKAINALGNNSISFGGDSGETDKQSLNKDGGLNFKISGSGYIKTEAKGNEVKVDLTDKAKKDIEKGIAANSGVANAIAMANLPQMSGIGHNLSGSYGYYNGEHAFAIGLSGMNDRANLVYRASGSLNTRGHISLGAGLGYQFESVGNRNKEMLKLQRNGNINLLDEKVYELDKEFKVLEEKVKVLEENNKTLENRINELERLMQKNK, encoded by the coding sequence ATGATTAAAAATTTTAAAATAGAAGGTGAATTGAAGAAACGGCTTAAAAGAAAAATAAATATTAGTAAAGGACTTATTATTGCTTTTTTAATAACAGGAAGCTTTTTAAGTAATATATCTTATTCAGAGGATTATGAAAAAGATCCAACAGAAAATCAACAAGGCGTAGATGGAACAGATGGATTTACTCGTGGAAATTCAGCCAAAATAGAATATGATCCTAAAGGTGTACCCAAAATATTGGATAATAAAGTACCAGGGAATACATTAGATACTACAAAAAAAAGAGGGACAGGAGTAGCCCTAGGAGCATTCTCTTATGCAGGACAGGGTGGAGTAGCTTTAGGGAGTCATTCATCAAGTAAAGGGGCAGTATTTGGTGTAGGTATAGGTTTTCAAGCAAGGGCAACAAAAGCATCAGCTATAGCAATAGGAGCAGGAAGTTATGCTGAAGGGTATTATTCACAGGCATATGGAAGAAGTGCAACAGCATTAGGAAATGAATCTATAGCACAAGGGGTAACAGCATTAGCAAAAGAAAAAGGTTCAATAGCTATAGGAACAAATGCAACATCAAGTGGAGAAAATGCAATAGCGATAGGATCATCGGCAAGAGAAAGAAATGCACTGTATCAAACAGATTCCAAAAAGAGAGTAGATGCATCAGGAAAGAATTCAGTAGCTTTAGGTCATATAGCACAAGCTTCTGGAGAAAATGCACTATCTTTTGGATACAAGGCTGAATCAACAATGATGGGAGCAATAGCTTTAGGAAGTGAATCAAAGACAACTGTAGATAAAGGAGTAATGGGATATGTACCAAGTGCTGATAAAACTCTTTCAGGAAATGCATGGCAATCAACTCATGCAGCATTAGCAATAGGTAATGGAAGTACAGTTACAAGACAAATAACGGGACTAGCAGCAGGAAAAGAAGATACAGATGCAGTAAATGTGGCTCAATTAAAAGCTTTGGCAACAAAACTAGAAGATGATAAAAAAACATATTTTCATGTTAATACAGGCACTCACAATGGTGGAAATAAAAGTAGTAATTTAGGTAAAATTGGAGAGGCAGCTGGAGCAGAAGGAAAATATTCTATAACAGCTGGAATGAATGCTAATGCAAAAGAAGAGGCATCTATTGCAATAGGATATAATTCTAAGAGTTTAAAAAAGCATACAATAGCAGTAGGAATGCATGCTAATTCTGAAGGAGAAGCCTCTATTTCTATAGGATATGGTGCTAAGACTTCAAATAATTATTCAATATCACTTGGTAGATATGCAGAATCAAAAGGAACAGATTCATTATCTATAGGATCTGAAAGTGTTGCAGAAAAAAACTCAGCTATAGCAATAGGAAGAAAAGCTAAGTCAAAAGAGGATAATTCTATTTCTATTGGTCAAAGTTCTCAAAGTTTTAAAAGTAATTCTATAACATTTGGAACATCTGCTATGACAAATGGAGAAAGTAGTATAGCTGTGGGAACGAATTCTAAATCAGAAGGAGCACATGCAATAGCTATAGGAAAAGAAAGTAGATCAGAAAAATTAGATGCTTTATCAATAGGGCATCAAGCTGTTACAACAGCAGAAAGAACGATTGCATTAGGATCATATTCAAAGGCAACAAAAGATTACGGTATAGCTATTGGTTTATGGTCAGAAGCAGCAGCAATGAATGCTATAGCTATAGGTGGAAATGCTATGTCTAAAGCATCTGGTTCTATTGCAATAGGAGTTAGTTCAAAAGTGGAAGAAGATGCAATAAATGGTATTGCTATAGGTAAAAGTTCAAAAAGTTCAAAAGAACATAGTATAGCTATTGGAACAAATACTGAGGCAAAAGATGATGGAGCAATAGCTTTAGGAGATAATGCAAAAGCAGTTAAAAATGCTATTTCTATAGGTAAAGAAAGTAAATCTTCAGATGAAAATTCTATAGCATTTGGATATAATAGTGAAGCAAAAGGAAAACATTCAATATCTATAGGAGCTTATGCAGTATCAGAAAATACTAATGATATATCTTTAGGATTATACGCAAAAGCAAAAGGTGGAAAATCTATAGCAATAGGACAAAGTTCAGAAGCCTTAAAATCAGACTCTATAGCAATAGGAAGACATTCAAAAGTTACTGTAGATGAATCTGTAGCTATTGGATCAGAAAGTGAAACAAAAACACCTGTGGCATCTTTAAATGTTACAATAGAAAATTTAAAATATGGAAACTTTGCAGCACCAAACGTTTCTCATGTAGTGGCTATAGGATCTAAAAATAAGGAAAGACAATTACAGTATGTTGGAGCAGGGCAAGTAAGTAAAGACTCAACAGATGCAATTAATGGATCACAACTATTTGCAACTAATAATATTTTAGGTAAATTTGCGAATAAAACAAAGAGTATTTTTGGTGGAAATGCAAATTTAGCAGAAAATGGAGAGCTTACTTTTACAAATATAGGTGGAACAAATAAAGATACAATTCATGAGGCAATAAAATCATTAGATGATAAAATAACAAAATCAATAGCTGAATATGGATTTAATGTAATGGCAGGAAAAGAAGGAACAGGAACTTCATCTGGAGAAAATAAAACAAAACTATTAAAAGATGAATTACTAACATTAAAAGCTGGAGATAATTTAAGTATTACACAAGCTGGAAAAGATTTTACATATGCATTAAGTAAAACATTAAAAGATTTAACTAGTGCAGAATTTAATGGCACTTCTGGAGGTAAAGTTAAGATTACTGGAGATGAAATATCTATAAATAATGGTAGTGATAAAGTAAAAATAACTAAAGATGGATTAGATAACGGGGGTAAAGTTTTAAAAAATATTGGTGATGGAAAAAATGACACTGATGCAGTAAATAAGAAACAATTAGATGAAGTTGAGAAAAAAATAGACACTTCTAAAAAAGAATTAGAGAATAAAATAGATGAAAGTAAGAAAGAAATAGAAAAAAATAAGAAAGAAATAGAAAATAAAATAGATGAGACTAAGAAAGAATTAGAGAAAAAGATAGAGGATAATAAAAAAGAAGTAGATAAAAAGATAGATGAAACTAAGAAAGAGTTAGAAGAAAAAATAACAAAAAATGATGAAAAAATAGAAAGCACTAAAAAGGATTTAACAGATAAGATAGACAAAGCAACAAAGACGCTAAAGACAGATATAACAGCAAATTCTGGAGAGGAAGCAAATAAGACTAAAGGTCCAGTAACTTTAACATCTAAAAAATCAAATGAAGGACATAATATTTATGATATTAGTTTATCTACAACACAATTAAAATCAAGTTCTGGTGGAAAAGTAGAAAAATTAAGTGATGAAGATTCTAAAAAGGTAGCAAATGCAGGAGAAGTATCAAAAGCAATAAATGCCTTAGGAAATAATAGTATATCATTTGGTGGAGATAGTGGAGAAACAGATAAACAATCATTAAATAAAGATGGAGGATTAAATTTTAAAATTAGTGGTTCAGGATATATAAAAACAGAAGCTAAAGGAAATGAAGTTAAGGTAGATTTAACAGATAAGGCGAAAAAAGATATAGAAAAAGGAATAGCAGCAAATAGTGGAGTAGCAAATGCAATAGCAATGGCAAATTTACCACAGATGAGTGGTATTGGACATAACCTGTCAGGTTCATATGGATACTACAATGGAGAACATGCATTTGCAATAGGATTATCAGGAATGAATGATAGAGCTAATTTAGTATATAGAGCAAGTGGATCATTAAATACTAGAGGACATATATCACTAGGTGCAGGACTTGGATATCAATTTGAGAGTGTAGGAAATAGAAATAAAGAGATGTTAAAATTACAAAGAAATGGAAACATTAATCTACTTGATGAAAAAGTTTATGAATTAGATAAAGAATTCAAAGTTCTTGAAGAAAAAGTTAAAGTTCTTGAAGAAAATAATAAAACTTTAGAAAATAGAATTAATGAATTAGAAAGATTAATGCAAAAAAATAAGTAG
- a CDS encoding YadA-like family protein has translation MKKNNLIVALTLSSIISYSNPSTPSPSNPTLGDGAKATGESSIALGINANASGKHDVAIGTDAKTNTGENKGSNGGAVAIGANSKANGDNAFAIGNGATAEKNSAMSFGGKSSGTGATNIGYQGESNGDSAVSIGYSSKSKENYATAIGGQSEASKTLSTAIGSAAKAKNQSSTAIGASSEASYDNAIAIGSSSKTDSKATQEKSVIIGDYTYSGFAGEAGDDGYQVSVGAKDKERQIKNVAAGKVSKESTDSVNGSQLFATNNALSNLMKTTKTILGGNSKIIKTGDNIGNITMTDIGGTKKDNINDAIKAAITEVKAENKSAIDVKSTTGPNGNKIYTLDVKVDNKTIIKDKDGILKANVGTITTQINNGKIEFKTDDNDKIAKTGDVINVVNSLGNNTLSFGGDSGVTEKQSLNKSGGLNFNIKGSKYITTKASGSNVNIDLSDKVKDDIEKGVASHSGVASAVAMANLPQVSSLGGHRHNISGSYGYYNGEHAFAIGLSGMNNVGNLVYRASGSLNTKGHIALGAGLGYQFKSVSESDNEVKVLKENNKILETRILELEKLVKELMKK, from the coding sequence ATGAAGAAAAATAATTTGATTGTAGCTTTAACTCTTAGTTCGATTATATCTTATTCAAATCCTTCTACACCATCACCATCTAATCCAACTTTGGGTGATGGAGCAAAGGCAACTGGGGAATCTTCTATAGCATTAGGAATTAATGCAAATGCTTCAGGAAAACATGATGTTGCTATAGGAACAGATGCTAAAACAAATACAGGAGAAAACAAGGGAAGTAATGGAGGAGCTGTTGCAATAGGTGCAAATTCAAAAGCAAATGGAGATAATGCTTTTGCAATAGGAAACGGTGCAACTGCTGAAAAAAATTCAGCTATGTCTTTTGGTGGAAAATCTAGTGGGACAGGTGCTACTAACATAGGATATCAAGGAGAAAGTAATGGTGATAGTGCAGTTAGTATAGGATATTCATCTAAATCAAAAGAAAATTATGCAACAGCAATAGGAGGACAGTCAGAAGCTAGTAAAACTCTTTCAACAGCCATTGGTTCAGCTGCCAAAGCTAAAAATCAAAGTTCAACAGCAATAGGGGCTAGTTCTGAAGCAAGTTATGATAATGCTATTGCAATAGGTTCAAGCTCTAAGACAGATTCTAAGGCAACACAAGAAAAATCTGTTATAATAGGGGATTATACTTATTCTGGTTTTGCAGGAGAAGCAGGAGATGATGGATATCAAGTATCAGTGGGGGCTAAAGATAAAGAAAGACAAATTAAAAATGTAGCAGCTGGTAAAGTGTCTAAGGAATCAACAGATTCAGTAAATGGTTCACAATTATTTGCTACTAATAATGCTCTATCAAATTTAATGAAAACAACTAAAACAATTTTAGGTGGTAATTCTAAAATAATTAAAACTGGCGATAATATTGGAAACATTACTATGACAGATATAGGTGGGACTAAAAAAGATAATATAAATGATGCTATAAAAGCTGCTATAACAGAAGTTAAGGCAGAAAACAAATCGGCAATTGACGTTAAATCAACTACTGGTCCAAATGGTAATAAAATATATACACTAGATGTAAAAGTAGATAATAAGACAATAATAAAAGATAAAGATGGAATATTAAAAGCTAATGTAGGTACAATTACAACACAAATAAATAATGGTAAAATAGAATTTAAAACAGATGATAATGATAAAATAGCTAAAACTGGAGATGTAATAAATGTAGTAAATAGTTTAGGTAATAATACATTATCATTTGGTGGAGATAGTGGAGTTACAGAAAAGCAAAGTTTAAATAAATCTGGTGGACTTAATTTCAATATTAAAGGCTCAAAATATATTACAACAAAAGCAAGTGGAAGTAATGTTAATATAGACTTATCAGATAAGGTTAAAGATGACATAGAAAAAGGTGTTGCATCACATTCAGGAGTAGCAAGTGCAGTTGCTATGGCAAATTTACCACAAGTAAGTTCATTAGGTGGGCATAGACATAATATATCAGGTTCATATGGATACTACAATGGAGAACATGCATTTGCAATAGGATTATCAGGAATGAATAATGTAGGTAATTTAGTATATAGAGCAAGTGGATCATTAAATACTAAAGGACATATAGCTTTAGGTGCAGGACTTGGATATCAATTTAAGAGTGTATCAGAAAGTGATAATGAGGTTAAAGTTCTTAAGGAAAATAATAAAATTTTAGAAACTAGGATTCTTGAATTAGAAAAGTTAGTAAAAGAGTTAATGAAAAAATAG